DNA from Desmodus rotundus isolate HL8 chromosome X, HLdesRot8A.1, whole genome shotgun sequence:
TGAGTGAATCATTCATTTTCTGGGTAAAAAGTGACTGACCACAAACTTAGTGCCATGTACTGTGTGATGGAGGAAAGGgtgtggtggtgggtgggagtGGAGTGGACAGTGGGTGGGACGTCAAGGTGAATATACCCCAGAGGTAGAgaagtaaacaaacaactagCACACAAAGGAGAATGGAGTCTATGCTAAATAGAACTATAACCTTctagggagatggagagggaggaagaataaATTCTGACAGAATGGTAAGGGAGGTCTCACTGAGGGGGGACCATTTTAGCTGGGCTTTTAAAGATGAAcagattttgccctggctggtgtggctcagttggtcggagcatcatcccgtaaaccGTAAGGTCACAAactcgattcccggtcagggcacatgcataggtTTTGGGTTCGGTGCCACGtaggggtgtgtgcaagaggcagtcaatcaatgtttttctccctcattgatgtttctctccttccctccctctccttccctttctctctccctgaaatcaataagcatgtcttcaggtgaggatataaataaaagaaaattaaaaattaaatatgaacagatttctgtgtttgtgtgtgttttggagaatgagagggcaggagggggaggtAAGGCAGGCATTCTTGACAGAAAGAATGGCTTGTGGAAAGATAAGGGGATGAATTAATTTAGGGGATGAATTAGGGAGTAGTCTCAGATGACAGGATGAATGAAGTGGGAGAGGAGTTTGCAAACATGATTTGTGGCCACATTCTGGGTTTATGGAGACCTTTTCACATGCCTAGCTATGTACAGGGTGTAGGAAACAAACTCTCAAGGTGTGGACAGGGTTCTAGTTCTCCAACTTGGGAAAGGCAAGACCTATTCCTCTACTCATCTAGAAGGGTGGTCTTCCTACAGGGGATTCACTCTCCTACTTTCCCCTGTAGCCCAGATGGTGGAGGCTTTACAGATCTGACCTAGGAGGAACGGGAAGAAGCCTTGCGCCAAGAATGATGTAACCATCTTAGGAGACCTGGCTAAATGATTGTGTGATGGCTGCTTTGGCAGGGCTAGTTTATAGTTTATCTCTAGTCAGGGCTTACTAGTCAGGAGCAAATAGCAAAAGGGTTGAGGCATCACAGGACCTGGCATTAGTCCAATTAGGATAACAAAACAGGTTGTATTTAGGTTTGACTTATGGAAAGAAGAAGCCTGTTTTATGAGAAGTGAGAAGTCTGGTATCTATGAGAGGTTATAGTATATGTTTGTTCAATTACCGATGAATGATGAATGCGCACTCTGGCAGACACTTGTCTGGAGAGAGGAGTGCAGGGTAGGAATTTGTAAAAATGAGTCAGTTATGGCTCAGCCCTTGGGGAATTCACAGTTGAGGTGGGCCTAGCAAGTGGAATAAAGCCCCCTTAACAGATTTTcaagtcctaatccctggaatctATGAATACTTTATcttacatggcaaagggaaatTAAGGTTACTAATCAGATAATGTTAAAATCAGATTTtcctggattatccagatggGACCAATGTCATTGCAAGGGTCTTCATTAGtggaagaggagggaggcagaagaggaggtcAGAGTGATGAGGTGTGAGGACCCAACCCATTGTTCCTAGCAttgaagatggagggagggggctAAAGGCAAAAGAATGTAaatggcctctagaagctgggaaggtcaaggaaacagattctgccTTAGAACCTCCAGAAAGGAATGGAatcctgccaacactttgattttagtCCAGTGAAACTCGTGTTAGACTTCTGACCTTGAGAActgaaagataataataatacatttatgttgttttaagccgaGTGTGTAGAAATTACAACAACaattagaaaactaatacaatgcaGAAATTGGCACATGCATAATAATGGTTTAGTATGGAAAGTGCTCTAGGATAAAACCTTGAAAGCAGGTTGTGAAAATGCAGAGGACAGGATCTTGTCTTGGAGAGAAGGATTCAGAGAAGTTTCCCccgaagaggtgacatttgagatgGATGTGGAAGAAGTAGTAGTCAATAGATAGATACCTGGAAGAGATAGGACAGTTATGAAAGAGACTGGTTGGTTTATGGAATGAAGAAAGGCTAGTAtggtcctggctgctgtggctcagtgggttgagtgctggcttgtgaactgaaaggttgccggtttgattcccagtcagggcacatgcctgggttgtgggccaggtccctagtggggggcatgtgagaggcaactgatatctctcacatgctgatgtttctctccctctccttctccctctcttcccctctctctgaaagtaaataaataaaatctttttttttttttaaagaaaggctgGTATGGATGAAGGGCAAGATATGGGAGGGAAGTAGGGCGGGGGGAGTGAGAGAAAATTGCTGCCTCTACCCTTATCACTTAGAAAGTGCTGAAGGGCCCTCCTTGGCTGGTATAAGAATAGGCTTAGTGGAGCTAAGGCCTGCCACAGCTGTGTTTGTCACCACCACCCACTGCTCCCTCCATTCTCACCGTGAAGTCCACTGAGGGAACCTTCCCCTTCACCAATCCCACAGCAAGGCAGTGATGAAGAGAGAAGCCAGGAGCCTGCTTTCATGTCTTGAAACTCTCAATCCAATTCCGCCCTGGCTCTGAGTGATGGGCTGAAAAGGAAGAGCTGGGGAGGGTATTAAATTATAGTAGAAATCTTCATTCCTCCTAGAAATGTCTGGtctggtggtgggagggaggcatgGAGGCTGGGtcaagaggtgggggtgggggctttcTTGGAATTTACAATCTTCTGGGTCCTTGATTGGCAAACTCTCATCAGTAGCAAAAGAGGAGACTGGCCCAGTTCCCAGGAAGGGGTACTGGACTTGAAGGTTGAGaaacagggggaggaggggatgtgGCTTATCTCAAGGGGCTGGGGACTCTGCCAATACTGGCACAGGCCACAGGCAAGCATGTTTTTTTTCTGAggctccttgtttccatgcccctccttttctctgattTCTGCTCCCATCCTTGGCACCAGGGCctctggagaaaaaggaagaaaaatgactggggaaaataagaaaaagaaagaaagaaaaaggaaaaagaaagaaatgagtggGCAGAAACAGCTGGATACAGTCAAGAGCACATCTGGCCTCCCAGGCTGTTTTCCtcgcttccccctccccccacaccccttgCTCCTTTTCAGGCTTCTGATAGGAGGACTGTAGTGGATctggggggaaggtggggaatTGCAGTGACGCTGggcaggggtggagtgggggagaaaGTTGTTCAAAATATTAACTGGTCGTGTGAGGTGGCCTCTTGGCTGGAGCCTGACCACCtaacttcctgtttttcttccagctgcctcctcccctccctccgctCTGGGCTGGAACTaagctgggggaggaaggaggagcagcAAAGTTGGCTAGGGTCTCTTGTCTGATTCCCTGCAGGCTGGGGGCCAGGAAGGCCTCCCTAACCAAGCAGGCGGGAACACATATAGCCCTGAGTCGGATTGTTGCCTCTCAGCACTTGCTCTTCTGGCCACAGCAGGAACGGGAGGCTCCTGGAAAACCCCAGCTCCTCGCCAGCTCTTCCATGAGCACACCCTGGTCCTGGGGCCTGAGATATCTCCATGCAGGAGCAGTCAAGAACTCCAGAGGCGGCTGCAATGCGGACTACACCACCCGCCCCAGTGCCTCCAGCCCAGCCGCCAAGCCAGCCGTTGGTTCCTTCACTGCCAGTGTTCGTGGATCACGCAAAACAACCAAGTGAGTGAGGAAGGACTGGCTGAAACGTGGGGGGAATGGGAGGTGGGGTATGAGGTGTCACGTTCCCAGCCTGGAGGTAGTTGCCTGTGCTGTCTTCCCTTTTTGCCCTCAGGGACAAACATGGGAGGCCCTAGCAGGCTGCCTGTTAGGGGGTATGGGGACACTGAAATGTGGATCTGGGTAGATGTTTTGACTCCCCTGGTTTGCCTTTCTGTGCTCCTACCACCCTCTGTCTTCTCTGCCCCCCCCCTTCTTACCCCTCTCTGTTCCCAGGCAAGGAGCTCATTAAGCCCAAAGCAATTTTAGGGCGCCCAGTAGAGAGACCAACGGACTctgctgctgctgatgctgctggtgctgctggtgctgctggtgcttTTGGTGCTGTTGGTGCTGTTGGTGCTGTTGGTGCTGTTGGTGCTGTTGGTGCTGCTGATGAGTGCCCGGGACCAGGTGCCAGGGGAGTCGCAGTCAAAAACCATCGTTGTCAGGTCTGCCGACCCCCCAGCCAGTTTCTCAAGTCAGGCACTTCCTACTCCTTGTGGAGGCCAAGGGATCTCTAAGGCCTTCCAGCTTCCTCTGTCACTCCCATCTTCACTCCACATTTCCTGCACTTAGCCTCTCTTGGCATCTTCTCTttttatcccctcccccaccccaccctccaccccgttTTCAAAGTTATGGACAGAGGATTAAGAGACATCCCTGCCCCCATCTTACCCATGTAGTCTGCGGTTGCCTGTCTGTGACTCCTCTGCTGTATACCATGGCACAGTTGTTCTCTCAGAGTCACCAGGCATCGCCTAAGATCCCCTGAAAGACATCTGTTTCCAGGCTAGGCTGGCTTTTCTCCTGGAATTGCTGGGCCCAGGAGAGATTCTGGCTAGTCACTGTGACTACATCTGAGAGCTGGCTGTCCTCCTGATTCTCGAAGACCCAGGAGGAAGAGACACCTCCAGCTCCCAGCCTGGGGTAGCCTCCCTTGGGTGCCTGGGCTGCCACATCACTTCTGTGGCCCtcagccctctccctgccctggccaagcctgggaggggagaggagagcaggagGACCTCGTCCTAACCCCTGTCATCCCTCCTCTTGCCAGCGGATCCGAGCCAGCCGAGAAGCAGGCTCACAGTTTGCCATGGAGGGCTTGGATGATAAACTGATCCTGAACGTGGGGGGCATGCGCCATGAGACCTACATCAGCACTGTGCGGGCCTTTCCAGGCACCCGTCTCTACAAGCTGACCGAACCACCCCCGCCTGGCACCCCAGCTGCTCAGGGTCCACCAGTTCGAGAGTTTTTCTTTGACCGAAATCCTGAACTCTTTGGCTACGTGCTGGGCTACTACCGTACTCGGCAGCTGCACTGCCCTGCCAACATTTGTCGGGATGTCCTAGAGGAGGAGTTGGCTTATTGGGGCCTGGCAGAAGCGCCACTGGCACCTTGCTGCTGGCTCAAGCTCAGCGGCAAGGAGACCCGAACCCAGGACTTCCTGTCTTGGGAGGCCTGTGAGAATGCCCACATGGATGAGCGCCTTCTGCTGAACCCCATCGAAGGCCAGGGACTGCGGAATGCTTGGAAGCCGTGGCTCTGGGTGCTTCTTGACCAACCCCAGTCTTCCCTAGGGGCCAAGGTAACTTATTAACCAGTGTTGTAGCACCATGCTAGACACTCTTTCTCCCGCAGGGCCCTGCCAAATTGCCACAATGGCCACACATTTGGCTTGGTGCTTGGGCCCTGAATCTACAAATACCTAGGAATTTGAGGGGATTCCAAAAAGGGAGGCAAAGAAGGGTGGGATACAGTtagagaagtggggatggctggtaaATGGGGGTACTTCTAACATGCCTCTTTTCCCCCAGTGCCTTTCCCTGATCTCCACACTCTTTGCCGTGTGTGCTCTGGTCATCTTCTTCCAGGAGACGGAGGTCCAGCTGGATTACTTCTCTGCCAACTTCACTCCTATGGGACacggggtaggggtgggggaaaacCATCGGCAGCAGCAGAACAATGGTCTTGTTTACCGCCGTGCCCCCCACCTGCTCTACCTGGAACTGCTCTGTGCCCTTTGGTTTGGAACTGAGCTCTTTGCCCGGGCCATTTCCTGCCCTGATAAGGTGCGCTTCCTGTGTAGCCCTCTCAATCTAGCTGACATTTTCTGTCTGTTCCCTGTGCTGGTGGAATTAGTGGTGGGTGACAAGGCTGAACAGCAACCGCGTCTCAGCCTGACACTTGGGGCCATTCGTTCTCTCTATGTCCTCAAGCTGGTTCGTCTCCTGGGCTTCCTTGAAAAGTCCCTGGCCATGAGAGTCCTGGTTCATACCCTTCATTCTTCTTGGAAGGAGGTGTGTGCCTTTCTCCTGATTTGGGTGGCTGAGATCTTATTCTTTGGCTTGCTCTTCCTCTATGGGGAGCTCTTGGGCATGTCCACCCCAGGCCAGGGTGAGCCCCACTTTGGAGACATCTTTACTTGTCTCTGGTGGACTGTCATTACTCTCACCACTGTTGGCTATGGAGACGTCTaccccctctctgccctgggccAGCTCACTGCTGCCATCACAGCCACTGTGGGCATGTGCACTGGTGTCTTGCTGGTGCCCGTGCTCCTGGTCCGTTTTCAGCGCTATTATGCTGTAGCCCTGGCTCGCCAGAAACTGAGGCCTAGTGGGATCCTGTGATGGGCCCATTGGTCAAAAGGGGTGGAtcccaccttcccttccttcctcttgccaGTTTTTGGTTATAGATAAGAATTTCTGGCCTTAGATTTGGCACAGAATCCTTGAAGAGTAATCCCAGGTCATGGCACTCTCTGTTAGTCAGTACTAGCTAGTCATGGCCTGAAGGGTAGACTCCCCCCCCCACACCATTATCAGGGGTAGGGGAAACCTGAAGGAAGAGGCTTAAGAGCAAGGCCAGCTAAGCCTCagcttccctctgccccaccctagGCTTTCTATTAATCCTGAAGTGACCAGGAATGATAGAGTATAGTTCTTCCTGAATTCCTGGATTGGTGCTAAATCCCCCTCTCAACCagtttttccctcccctcccctaatCCCTGTCCCCCATACCTCCAACTAGACCATAGTTTAGATGGGGGACCTTTAGTGATGGTAGCAGTGACATATTAATATCATTCACCTATGGATATCAATGATGATTGGCTGTGGGTATTGATATCAACTGTCTGTGGATATCTCACAGCAACTGGTTATGAGTATTGACGGTATTCAGTACCAGCAGTGCCCAGGCATAGCCAGATTGTAGCATTGATTCCCATACTGGTCCTGGGATACATGCTCCTTAGAGTCATAAGGAGGCCTTTGAAGATTCTCAGAGACTCTAAATAGAGGCGGGTCAGCCAGGTCTGAACCCGGGAAAGCACTCTAACCCCATAATGTCCTCTTCATCCCATTGTATCTT
Protein-coding regions in this window:
- the LOC112300061 gene encoding voltage-gated potassium channel KCNC1; translated protein: MQEQSRTPEAAAMRTTPPAPVPPAQPPSQPLVPSLPVFVDHAKQPSKELIKPKAILGRPVERPTDSAAADAAGAAGAAGAFGAVGAVGAVGAVGAVGAADECPGPGARGVAVKNHRCQRIRASREAGSQFAMEGLDDKLILNVGGMRHETYISTVRAFPGTRLYKLTEPPPPGTPAAQGPPVREFFFDRNPELFGYVLGYYRTRQLHCPANICRDVLEEELAYWGLAEAPLAPCCWLKLSGKETRTQDFLSWEACENAHMDERLLLNPIEGQGLRNAWKPWLWVLLDQPQSSLGAKCLSLISTLFAVCALVIFFQETEVQLDYFSANFTPMGHGVGVGENHRQQQNNGLVYRRAPHLLYLELLCALWFGTELFARAISCPDKVRFLCSPLNLADIFCLFPVLVELVVGDKAEQQPRLSLTLGAIRSLYVLKLVRLLGFLEKSLAMRVLVHTLHSSWKEVCAFLLIWVAEILFFGLLFLYGELLGMSTPGQGEPHFGDIFTCLWWTVITLTTVGYGDVYPLSALGQLTAAITATVGMCTGVLLVPVLLVRFQRYYAVALARQKLRPSGIL